Within the Halichoerus grypus chromosome 2, mHalGry1.hap1.1, whole genome shotgun sequence genome, the region GCAGGCTTAGGGAAGTGTGGTGACTCCCGGGTACCTTATGGCATAGATGGATTCGCACTGTGGTTCCCGAGTTCATGCTCTCACTCCTCGGCTGTTTGTGTGGGACTTTAAGGGCACGAAACCCGGTGGAAGGGCCAGGGCGTTCGTTTCAAGATCCAGTCTCACTGCATTAGTCACAGTAATGGACCTTGGAATATTCATTCCATGCTCACTTGACAGGATTTCTGCTTTATCAGCCATCCTCAAATAGTTTACAAGAAAATCCACAGCTATGAATTCATTGTCACTCCCTATCACCGCCGACTTCCGGAATCTAGCATTTATGCAAGCTCAGAATGATTTGAAGTCTGTGACACATTCAGGAAGTTTAGCAGTTGCAGAGCTCTCCAGCTCTCTTAGCCCTCCAAGTGGAAAGACTTCATCAATGCCGGGctttgggaggggtgggggggtgggaatctCCATGACTGAGAAGACACATGGCTGGGAAAATGTGGTCCTCATCTTACTTCCCAGATGCCAGCAGGCTTCCCTAGCATCTGGTATAGTGCGCCTCTGGTAAAGGACAGGCATTCTGTCACGGTTAATAATGAGAGTGAAGGGAAGGGACTTGGGTTATTGAGTTCTATGGGTGTAACTTCCCTGGACAATGAATAAAACATTGTGATGGAAATTGCCCTCACACCCTGCCTGATGCCTCCTGCAAGGTGCAGAAAGGTGTATTCCAGCAGGTGATGtgactctcttcaacaaattccTTACGCAAGTATAATCTCCCCCTAAACTTGTTGCGCCTTAATAAAAATGTCAGACTTGAGAATGGAGctagttaaataaaaatgactctGCTGATGAGAAGCTAAgttgggttattattattattacaaatataattACAATTAAACAGGCCATTTTTGATACATGACAAACATATTTCCTGTGTGTAGAGCACACAAGCAATACATAAATGTATTCCACACGTGAacaaatcctttttaaaactttaaaaatgaatacattagcTTATTAAAATTTGAATACAGTACATGTTTCTGGTCATGAGCTCTTTGGGTTTCTTCTCATGGCCAACAAGATACTTGATTCCATGTCACCATTTTCCTTGCCTAGAATAGTGATAGTTTGTCATAGGCTTGTAAAATAAGACAGTATGGCACACAACTGTGTACTGTAGTGACCCTGCatcacacaatatatatatagaagtacACATAAGGAATAGCTAACTATACCTTGACTATATCCATAAATGGCTTGAAGCAGGTAatacatttactttaaaatgccatttacaTCATGGACTGTTGAACGATACGTGAATCTGAAAacgaaaaatatgttttttagaCTCCAAATGTTGGTGTCCTAATGTTGTctataaaaaaaatgatttctaaatgaGTAACCAAGTACATTAGAAAAAGCCAGGTTCAAGGGCAGGTTCAATAAGCCTTCGACTTGCTTATTTCCCATAGTCATCCTGAATTTAATGCTATAAAAAATGctatttggattttgttttctacattGCCTACAATccaagttattaaaatttaaaaccatatGAGAGCCTTTATGAAGATCTTGAGAGTACAGCTGAATTGTATTTctcattaaaggaaaagaaatggcttGGTGAGTCATGTCCCCAGACTTCTGTAGAAGAGAAAGCATCAGGCCATTGTCAGTCATTACTTATGTCAGAACTTATGTATGAGTTTGGGAGAGGATTTTTATGGGCTTGTGTTCCTCTGAGCATCCTGAAGGCAGTGAGAATAAGACTTCTGATCTTCTAACCAAAAATCATTATTAAATGGATTTATTAAAGAGCTTTGCAGAACAAACTGCCATCATGTGTGTAGCTACAATTGGCTTCCATGGGAATTATAAATGGCTCCATTTTCAATTGATTCGGAGTAAAACAATATGAGGCTtataacaaatatacaaaaaactaaaatcaatAAGTAACTCTGATATGAAGAATCTGTTTGCATTCTTTATGTTACAGTTTGCTTGTAGAATTTGTgtactttgcttcttttttaacaCTGTTGGAAAACTCCAGCATtttcaacagaaaaacaaaagaaaatacaggctCTTGGCAGGTACctgtgaacaaatgaatgaagaaagggGCTGGCGGCCACTTCTGCAGTAGCTTTCTGTCAGAGATGATGTTTTGTCTTGAAGctagtgtatttttaaagctcatttaatttcttaaacaGTCATGATTTGTGTACTGACTTAAAAGCTGGCTTTGTCATCCATGCCataatcagacaaaaaaaatctatccaaGCACCCACAGGATGCACAGATCTGTCTCTGAAATGGTGTCGCAGCGCTTTTCTGTCCTGAGACTaggaggacattttttttttttaaagaagctataGTACATTGAGAAAGGAGTATCACAATTTTTCTGGGAGGAAAAATTGCTAAATACTGCAGCCAACTCCTCAGAGAAGCCACAAAATTACCTTTCAAGATTTTTGAGCATCAACCCCCCGAGGCCTAGAATTTATGGGGCCAGCAGTGTCCTAAAATTCCACGACTCTAACACACATCTAAGACTCAGTGAAAATGGTCCTCGGATTTTTAGGTCtaagtaataaattttaaaagtacgaAATGAAGAAATCTAGAATGTGTCTGAAGTAATCTTCAGTAGCAATCCTATGACAGTTACAACAACCGCAGTTTCAAACACCAAGGCTGGTATGTACAACTTCACAACACAATGATCTCAAAACACGTGATCAAAAACTTTGGACAAGAGCTTCTTTCATAAATTCTTCAAGGACAGCCACCACGTTTTTGGCTTCAGGCATTTCTTCGTGTTCCACTTTAACAATCTTCAAAAGGATATCTCCACTACCACAGTTCTTCAGGAACATGTAACATTTAAACAAAGCGTAATGATTCATTTCTGCCTGTCGGATAAATCTCTTCAAATTATTTGTGTCTTGTATGGCCTAGAAAAAGATTATCCAGTTAAGTATGTGTTTAGTGAGATAATAACGAAGCCTGAGAAATATCTCCTATCCAGCTGAGAGCTTGACATATGTTGCCGagatgtttgctttttattttaaatatttccatcgTTCTTATTGCTAATATGCTTTGCCCTTGGGAGAACACAATTTCttacataaagtaaaaatatttttaaaatctgcaaaaTAAAGTAACAATGCTCCTCCCCATCAGAATTTTGAAACCTTAGTCACTGAACCATTTTTTTTGGTGCTTTCCAACTAAAATACATCACAAATTAGACGACTGATGTCCCTGAGATACAAGCAAGCACTCAACCCAATTAATTGGAACTGCAATGATATATATGCAGAAGCtcctggaaaatataaataaagtaaatgcCTTCTGGGGATTCTAGTTTTGAGAACGTCCTATTTAATAGACATCACAGCTGTAAAGCAGATTTGTTACTCTGTCACTGGTATGAACTAAAATTCAGACAAAAATGATATGATGATATTTGGCACATAGCCAATTAATTACCTTTAGTTTAAAGTTCTCCAGTACTTGTCGAAAAAGAAAAGGGTTACCTCCTTCAGTGCCGTTCAAAAAAGCCTGCATCCAGTCCTCACAAAACCGGTTGCTTCCTATgaagtattttagaaaaaaaaaaaataaaaccgaAATCCTACAAAGCATAAGACATGTATTCtttctattcattatttatttatttttaactgaagtgtAATTGACACTTCATAgtttgttagtttcaggtatacatcaCCTGTATCCATTGTGATTTTCCTTCTTGGTCAAAACACTTATAGTgaattattttcaagatttatttatttaggggcgcctgggtggctcagtcgttaagtgtctgctttcagttcaggtcatgatcccagggtcctgggattgagccctgcatcgggctccctgctccgcgggaagcctgcttctccctctcccactccccctgcttgtgttccctctctcgctgtctctctctctctgtcaaataaataaataataagaaaaaaaagatttacttgagagagagacagagaaagagcaagcatgcacaagtggggggaggggcagagcgagaggaagagaatctcaagcggactccccactgagcgaggagccagacacggggcttgatctcacgaccctgagatcatgccctgagccaaaatcaagcgtcggatgctcagccgactgagctacccaagcgccCCACGTGTAGTGAATTATTTAAGACTTTCTATAATGGTCTAAAAAAATAGTCGGCTCACCACCTGGCTAAGAAATACCAAATGGCTGAAGCCCTGAGTACGTCTTCCCCATCACATCCCCCTCCTTTCCCATCAGAAAGGATTATCGTTCCCACAtatttctttcaacttttgtcacatacttttcttttttaatctctaagGCCTATATAGTATTACTTTACATAtgttaaaactttgtttttctttaatggcTTTTCCACTAAATAGTATGGTTCTGAGCTAGTTCGTGCATTTTCACTGCTATGTAggactccactgtatgaatatagcagtttttcagttttcctgaTAGACATTTGCTTCCATTCTTTGCTATTTCAAACAATGCCTTTATGAATATTTCTGTACTTGTCTCCTTATGTACACATACAAGAATTTCTCTATAtacataggagtggaattgctaggcaTGATGGGATTTCCATGGTTCTAGAATTGATACTATTTTTGGTGAGTGTGAGATAAACAGGGACAAGTGTACAAGGCTGGAAGGCTAACTTTGTCTCATGTGTTCTCGGTGCAAAAATAGAGACTCCCACCAGGAAGGCTGCCTCGGGCTGTGGCTCACCTGCATTGTAGAACTGAGGCTGGGAGCCGCTGCAATCGATGACCACGGATTTATGTGGCTCCTCGGTCATGGCCATGCACAAGGACGTCATGGTGCCTTCGTGAATAAGGCCTTGAAGACTGGCCACACTCAGAAACCTGCCACACACACAGGTTCTTTTCCACAAACAGTATTGCAGGGTAGGAGGGAGAAAGCAAATTCATTCTGCACTGGGTGGGGGGTTTGAAAACATAGTATCAGGTTTGCTGTGAAAAAGGAAAACTCTTCTTTACCTGTTAAtgtctctctttgttttttcatctgaTTCTTTAACTTCAACAGGAGTATAACTCAGAGcctatgagagaaaaataaagcctaaTCGATACAGGGATTCTAGTTTTCCTTATTGAGCAGATACTCAACAGTAAACGTCAGCTTCCCCAATAACCACCACACTGGACCATTCTAGATGGGCACTACCCAGGAGCTCTCCAGAGCCTTGTTCATCAGGTGCCCACTGACAGCCTAAAACCTGGCTTTACCACCCGGGTCTCATGGGACCATCCAGTTACAGCTGAATTTACCCatcacatatttaaataaaagcctGGCCATATACTCTAGGTTTCCCCCATTGTCTGGGTATTTtcgtgaatttttcattttttatctggacttttttttaaaagtagtctcTACccgcaatgtggggcttgaatttacgaccccaagatcaagagttgcatgctttacagactgggccagccaggtgcccctatctggACTTTTTATATAGTGAAAAATCactttgggatttttgttttccttctcaaatTGTTTTGGAAATTGTGCCTCTCCCAGAtcacttcaaaaatattattttaaaatgttttatcctggggtgcctggctggctcagtcagttaagggtcagactcttgatcttagctcaggtcttgatctcagggttatgagtttaaACCCACTCAAGCTGGGCgtagaacctacttaaaaaaataataatgttttatccTATTAGGAAGATTTAGTATTTGCAATTCTACCTGAGTAGTGGAACTTTCTAGATCTCAGTAAACAGAGTGTGGTCTACTCTGATTGCAAGCATAGTTTGAATGAATATtcagcaggggagtggggagtaGTGTTCAGAGAAAGTGAGTATGTCTTTAAATAATCCAAACTCTGCCAAAGTGACTCTCAATTAAAGAAATGCTTTTGTTTGGGCAATACTTACAGCATGTAGCAGAAAGGTAAGCTTCTCCTGAAAGAGAAGAACCACCCTTTGGATTGGGCATACAACATCCTCAAACCAGCTGCTCAGGTAGGATTTTATGTGGTTCTCCAGGCCCCTTTCCTAGATCAAGAAAGAATGTCACCTGCTTTAATATAAGCCTTCTCTTTAGTGGACTTAACATTTTCTTCATGATACTCTTGACAGTGCAAAGAACTcaggataggggtgcctgggtggctcagttggttgagcgtctgccttaggctcaggtcatgatcccagggtcctgggatctcgcccctcgttgggctccctgctcagtggggagtttgcttctccctctgcctctgcctctgctcgtgctctgtctctctcaaataaataaataaaatcttaaaaaaaaaaaactgaggataGATACCTCCTTTTTTTAAGCTAACACCACCAACTCAAATAAGGAATTGTGATACAACTTTCCTGAGCAGAGTGGGGAATAATTCTgtactgaatttctttttttttttttaaagattttatttatttatttgacagagagagacagcaagagaggcaacacaagcagggggagtgggagtgggagaagcaggcttcccgctgagcagggagcctaacgcggggcttgattccaggaccctgggatcatgacctgagccgaaggcagacacttaaccgactgagccacccaggcgcccctgtatggaatttcttaaaaaaacacttagaaatgtattacataaaataaagagACCGAATTAGTAGGGTTCCATGCTATTTCTTTGCTGGGAGAAGTTGGGCATTTACATGTCCATCTTCTCCTACCATACTGTGTATACTCAgagattttttctttaagttttttttttttttaagattttatttatttgacagagagagacagtgagagagggaacacaagcagggggagcgggagagggagaagcaggcttcctgccgagcagggagcccgatgcggggctcgatcccaggaccctgagatcatgacccgagccgaaggcagatgcttaacgactgagccacccaggcaccccaagattttctttttaagtgatcTTTACCCTTAAAGTGGGgatcaaactcacaaccccgagatcaagagttgtatgctctaccaactgagccagccaggtgccccaggagacaTTCTCTTAATAATCCTTGTCACCCCCGCACTTGGCAGTGCCTGAAACATCCACGCGTGAGCTTATAGAGCACCTGCTGAACGGCTGAGGAGTGAGACAGCTCACTCACATTCAGATAGGATCAGAGAAGGACACACACTAATTCATCAAAGCCCTCCAGCCCACTCCAGCTGTCAGACTGCTGCCATGAGCGCTGGCCATGAGCACATCTGGCTTTCTAGACTGTGCTGCTCACTGGGGACTACTGCAAGAGCTCCGCTCTGGGAGAGCAGCTCCCCCTAGACCCATTTCCTGGGCTTACTAGGCTTGCTAGCCTTTCCTCTCCTGCAGGATCTTGTAAGCATATGACAAGTAAAAGGAATTGGTACCACATGTAATGGGTAGTAAAGTTAGAAGAGTTATAACTTTAACAACTACTACACAGTGAAGTGTAGTTTTTTAAAGGTATAgataatcaatatggatatatcTAGTTCGTGAAAGATCGactaataaaaaatggaatttttcggggcgcctgggtgactcagtcattaagtgtctgccttcggctcgggtcatgatcccagggtcctgggatcgagccccgtgtcaggctccctgctcagcggggagtctgcttctccctctcccactccccctgcttgtgttccctctctggctgtgtccctctgtcaaataaataaataaaatctttaaaaaataaaaaaaagggggcgcctgggtggctcagtcgttgagcatctgcctttggctcaggtcatgatctcggggtcctaggatcgagccccgcatcgggctccctgcttggcgggaggcctgcttctccctttcccactccccctgcttgtgttccttctctcgctgtgtctctctctgtcaaataaataaataaaatctttaaaaaataaataaataaaaaataaaaaaagattaaaaaaataaaaaatgtgaatttttctaCAAATCTTTGATGTTGAGTTCAAGGACAGTCATACCATTGTATAGCATGTCTTTGGTGCCAGAGGCTTCATGGACATTAGTTCTGACCAGCACATAAGTCTTATGTGCCTAGAAATCTGGAAAAGAGTATCTTCTTCCTCACTTGGCATATTACCATATACCCTGAATTCAATGGATTCAATTTTTCATGGATACAAAACATCAGAAGCAGTCTTGTGAAACTTAGAGCACTTATAGGACTATGTTCCCTGCTTCCCTTAACAGGCACCTTCCTATTAGCCCACAAAGCAGTATTTTCAGCATTTGGGTGTCTTTGTGTCTACCTGTGTGATTTCATAAGCATAGCAATTACAGTGTGTTTATCATCTCAGTCTTACCAATTAAATCGATCATCTTACCTCACAGCTCATGTTATTTTTCAGCCCTTGAATATACTTGTCCAATTCAAGCCTGAAAGTACATTCTTAAGGAAGCAATAAAGGATGCATCAAGATAGTGTTTTATCTCTCAATAGGAAACATAAAATCTCTCAGATGCAAACTTTAAATTAAGACATGCCAGGACAAACTGGTTGTATGAAGGTATGAAATGAAGTAAATATAGAAGGGGTAGAAAAGCTCTTTGGAGGTCGGTAGTAATAGTCCTCCACTTAGCATCCCATGGTTTCCTTCCTGATATCCTCGAAGATCAAAGAAAGGATATAGCTCAAGTCCTTTTTCAGACCCTCCTAAAAAACAGACCACATACTCTGAAGCGTTATGTTCAGAGTCCACTGTTGCTGCTTCAGGAAGCAGTTTTTCTTGTTGGAAAAGACAGTAATAACAACCGACCCGGGATTCTGGAATCCTAGAAAAGACAAGAcagtaaaatgtattattttgctAAGTCATGCATCTAGTTTTATGGACTGCTGCAAACCTTGGTCATCTTCATCTGACAATACTGTTAGATTGCAAACTAGGTCAGAACTTCCTAGACTTCTCCTTGGTTTACTTGTAATAGCAGAGGAAAATTACCATGTACCGTTATGGGCTTTTGCAAAAGCAGCACCTAGAATTTCAAACGTGGCATTTCTTTGAGTTCTCTTCTCTTATGTGAAAAACTCATGCAAATTTTATTCTTGTTCATAGTATATCCACgtttacataaatataaacatgttctctttctccccccaaaaCTTCACGAATCACTGAAGCTCCAGGCAGATGTGACATGTTAATCCTGGGGCTTTATCTTTGGGCTGTGGCTTCATACTCCTGAGGGGACTTGATGGCAAAATCATAGTCTAAAGTGAACTACAATTAAGGGGTGTAATGGAAAGATGGCTGGAAGTCAACAGAGGACACCTATGATTAAGCCTGCACTCCATCAAtatgaccagctgtgtgacctcaatgTCTTTGAGTTTATTTGCTCATCTGAAAATGGAAGTAAGAGTATCTGCTCTATTGCCCCTTTGTAGAGAGCAGTTTGGGAAAGCACTTTACAAACTGTATACACTTTTAGTTTTGGTAATTAACTCTTTTCTTCCAAGTACAAGACCAAAGAAGTACTCTTAGGTGGTAGCGTCTGCCATTCACTTAATTCCATcccacaagtgtgtgtgtgtgtgtgtgtgtgtgtgtgtgtgtgtgtgtgtgtgtgtgtgtgagacccAGGGCTCAGGCTGCCAGAGAACAAAGACCAACTTTGCAAGTCCGGTAGGAGCTGATCTTTTGCAATTTCTCCACACTTCTCATATtcagctcaaaaataaaaatccaggacACAGCACATTTTACACTTACCTCAGCTCCACAGATGCAACATTACCCAGCCCTTCAAATACTGCTCCCTTAGCAAGACGCTTAGCAATGAAACCACGCAGGTCTGGCTCCACTTCCGATGGCAGATTAGTACCCACCAAGGAGAGGCTGGACAAATAAAAGACACACATCCCTTACCAGTGGACTACTACATTCACACCTCATAAATCAGAATATTACTAAAAACCAGAATCTCTTTAAGGATTTGACAAAGCTTTTTATAGGACTCCTGCTGGGGAGGCTTCTAGGTGTGTATGTCACCAAGTATGATCTACCTCATCAAATGGTTTAAAATAGTCCTATCTTTCCAGCTCATTCTCTCTAGTATACTCCACCGGGACCCCTAATCCACTGACCTTACCTCCTTTTCACAATACCATAATGCTATTACAACACCTAAAAAATTCCTTAAATCATCCATCATCCTGTCAGTGAACATATTGTTGTATTATCCCCTACTTCGCATCAAGTGCTAagattcagtcattcattcatttacaaaatATGTCTTAAATGTTTACCCTGGTACCAC harbors:
- the C2H17orf75 gene encoding protein Njmu-R1 isoform X2, translating into MLPSLQESLDGDEKELESSEEGGSAEERRLEPPPSSHYCLYSYRGSRLAQQRGDSDDGSPSGTNAETPSGDDFSLSLVGTNLPSEVEPDLRGFIAKRLAKGAVFEGLGNVASVELRIPESRVGCYYCLFQQEKLLPEAATVDSEHNASEYVVCFLGGSEKGLELFRLELDKYIQGLKNNMSCEERGLENHIKSYLSSWFEDVVCPIQRVVLLFQEKLTFLLHAALSYTPVEVKESDEKTKRDINRFLSVASLQGLIHEGTMTSLCMAMTEEPHKSVVIDCSGSQPQFYNAGSNRFCEDWMQAFLNGTEGGNPFLFRQVLENFKLKAIQDTNNLKRFIRQAEMNHYALFKCYMFLKNCGSGDILLKIVKVEHEEMPEAKNVVAVLEEFMKEALVQSF
- the C2H17orf75 gene encoding protein Njmu-R1 isoform X1; translation: MLPSLQESLDGDEKELESSEEGGSAEERRLEPPPSSHYCLYSYRGSRLAQQRGDSDDGSPSGTNAETPSGDDFSLSLVGTNLPSEVEPDLRGFIAKRLAKGAVFEGLGNVASVELRIPESRVGCYYCLFQQEKLLPEAATVDSEHNASEYVVCFLGGSEKGLELFRLELDKYIQGLKNNMSCEERGLENHIKSYLSSWFEDVVCPIQRVVLLFQEKLTFLLHAALSYTPVEVKESDEKTKRDINRTCVCGRFLSVASLQGLIHEGTMTSLCMAMTEEPHKSVVIDCSGSQPQFYNAGSNRFCEDWMQAFLNGTEGGNPFLFRQVLENFKLKAIQDTNNLKRFIRQAEMNHYALFKCYMFLKNCGSGDILLKIVKVEHEEMPEAKNVVAVLEEFMKEALVQSF
- the C2H17orf75 gene encoding protein Njmu-R1 isoform X3: MLPSLQESLDGDEKELESSEEGGSAEERRLEPPPSSHYCLYSYRGSRLAQQRGDSDDGSPSGTNAETPSGDDFSLSLVGTNLPSEVEPDLRGFIAKRLAKGAVFEGLGNVASVELRIPESRVGCYYCLFQQEKLLPEAATVDSEHNASEYVVCFLGGSEKGLELFRLELDKYIQGLKNNMSCEERGLENHIKSYLSSWFEDVVCPIQRVVLLFQEKLTFLLHAALSYTPVEVKESDEKTKRDINRTCVCGRFLSVASLQGLIHEGTMTSLCMAMTEEPHKSVVIDCSGSQPQFYNAGSNRFCEDWMQAFLNGTEGGHTRHK